From the Xiphophorus couchianus chromosome 11, X_couchianus-1.0, whole genome shotgun sequence genome, the window tccatacatttttctcaaattatcACCACAAACATCAAGGAAttatattgagattttatgtaaagtggaaggaaaaatactGATGGACCATTAAGTccaaacaaaaggagaaaactgTCAACATTATGGACCACTTTGTGTTGggctgtcacataaaatcccaatgaaaaaatgtgaaaaaaatgtgaagaagtgaACTTCTGAAAGACAGCTTTTCCTCAAAAAGGTAAATTTTAAGCAATTTTTCAAACTTATGTTACAGAAATTAAAGCAAGTTCTCTGTAATAAGCCTTCTTCTGAAATGAGAGACTTTAATCTCATAACGTTTATAACTTAATCAGTTCTGGATAGTTTTATCACCGTTGTTTTACTCTTTACTGTGTGCTCTATGTCATTAATTAATCCAAATTATCAGCCTGTgttgatacagaaaaacactcATCGCTTGTTTTCGattctcaaatgtttttaatgcttttatttgcaaagttCTGAGTTTTCCTGGTTTCTTCTTCAGGTTCTGCAGAGGAGCGTTCGACAGGACCTACAAAGCAACCATCGGGGTGGACTTTGAGATGGAGCGCTTCGAGGTGCTTGGCGTTCCCTTCAGTTTGCAGCTGTAAGTCCTGAAGTGGCAACAGATTTATCCACATCTGGTGTCATGCATCACAAAGAAATCTGTGATCtcccttttgttttattttagaattagATAAATATGAGATTCTAACCATTTAGACTGTTGAGTTGGACCTCAGTTCCCTTCAATGTGTTGATTTAGTGTAACTTTACAGTAATAAGCTGCCAGTGtgcgtgcttttattttgaaagtgcTTAACGTTTTCCAGGTGGGATACAGCAGGTCAGGAGCGCTTCAAGTGCATCGCCTCAACATATTACAGAGGAGCGCAAGGTGAATGCTGCAATAATCCAGATTTAAACTGAGCTGCGTTGCATCTAATCAAACTGTGTCCCCAGCCATCATGGTGGTGTTTGACTTGAGCAGTGTGAACTCATTAGCGCATGCCAGGTATGCAGcatcacattgttttaaaatatttccttctctttctgcatCTAAAATTGTGGATTTGTGTGTGCAGAGAGTGGCTGGAGGATGCCATGAAGGAAAACGATCCGTCCAGTGTTTTACTGTTCCTCGTCGGGACCAAGAAAGACCTGAGCGTGGGTGAAACTATGACAGAGAAACTGCCAACAGAGATTACAGCTGAACCGTGTGATTAGCTAACAGATCAGTCAAGATGGAGCAAATGATTTCGTTTGATGTCTTTGACAAAAATTGATATGCAACAGATCTATATCTGGAAGGTTGCATATGTGTTATAGATAAAATAGTCAGTTGgacaaatgtttacattttgaataaGCAAAAAAATGGGCAAACACACATCtcacattttctagaaaaatgttgagagattgtttttaaaaaattttgaaaagtagaGCATCTTGTCACATCTGGGTTAAGTATTTCAAACGTGGGAGTTTTGTATGATAAATGCTTTTACGGGGTCTAGTTAAAGTCTGAATTGCAAAGATTCATCTCCAGTTGTAGAAGCTTCTTAATTATAGTTTAAAGCAATGTTAGGGGGGAATTACCTTTTCACTTACAGCCAGAATGATTTGAGCACCTTCTTCCCTACATAAGTTATaacttcaatttaatttaaaataagtttaatgCTCTGAAGTAAATCTGTAAATGTTGCCccctttacagatttatttattttcatagacatgaaaataaataaatcttttaagactttttctGAATCATGAACTGAAAAAGACAGGTGAACTAAGACACTAGATGTTCTGCCAATCCTGAGTTGATTGATTATTTGTCTTGAAAGATATAagtattgatgttttatttttctattttagtcTCCTGATCAGTTGGCTGAGACAGAACAGGAAGCTATCAGACTATCAGAGGAAATCAAAGCAGAGTACTGGGCCGTGTCTGCAAAGTCAGGTGGGCAATAAAGTAGTTCCAGTCAGACCAGTAAgcctgaatttgttttttagctCACAAACATTTGATTCCTTTTTGCTGTTTCAGGAGACGGAGTCAGGAATCTTTTCCTTCGTGTGGCTTCTTTGACTTTTGAGGCGAATGTTTTGGCTGAGCTTGAGAGGAGTGGGTCGAGACACGTCAAAGACATAATCAGTGAGTTTGTCATTTACAACACAGTTACTGTAgctgctgctgtctgtctgTTATCTCATGaagagtttaaagaaatgtcTTTTCATGCAGCTAAAATGCcaaagctaaaataaattatttcaattattagTTTAATGCCAATGAAGTCCTAACTGGGGAAAAGTCACATTAGGACCACAAGCTTGAGTGTCTTTTAtcgggattttatgtgacagaccaacagaaagtgGTGCCTGactgtgaagcagaagaaaaaggaCGAATTGTTTTCAAAGATTAATTGACCGAAATCTCCAAAAACTGTCTTTGCTCCCAGTGTCAGTACTTGGAAGAACTCTCTTTTTGCCTAAACTTACTGTCTTTGCAAAGTAGcttaagctcagtcagattaaacAGAGAACATCTGTGAATATTAATTTTCATGTCTTGATACagatttttaatcagatttaaggCTTTCTCCAtgaattgtcccagtaattattgcgcTAAACGacaatattgttgctttgagaccattttcagtAACAAATTGATAATGGTCTAATACAAAGTTGTCATGCGACGTCACACTTCTGGAAACTTTGTAGCcaacagccatcttggtaggtatCCTTAGCTATAGCAGTTGCTATGATGACTATAAACAATACAGGTCGATCCTGataattttgttatatttctcTTGCACAGTGGTCAAGAGTGTCAGAATACTTTATTTAGGTTGGTGTTGAAGTCATGGTTCATCTACTGTATGTACGCTGAgcttgcctaccaagatggcgatTCAGTGGCGtgaatcacttcctgttcagacTTCTGGGAACTATTACACTCAAAGAGCAGACATTTTGAGAGAGCAAACTTGTATTATACTTAGTTCTAATGCAAGTTTATATCTTCCACTTTAAACTCTAAAGtgcaagatattttaaatattcaaaataaaacaacaataaatgaaattgGAATTCAAGAAATATTCATCATCTGATTGGAAATGATCTATTATTTTAGGTTTGAAATCATTTTCTTCCCCTTCACATACATGCATTACCTTCTGTTGGTCTATTGAATAACGTCCAttattctttctgtttcctgtgcagctaattgtgtttttcatctaTTTGTTGTCAGTAACCTGGCATTAATATGCATACaactgctgaaaaacaaattcttgATTGGCTACATTTGATATTTCtgagacattttaagattttctgatgtgtttttctgttgcacACAGGAATCACGGACAGCTCAGAAGCCAATcataaacaaaagaagaaggCCAACTGTTGTTGAGAAAGCCTGATCTCACTGGTGCGGCTACACGGTTACTGGAGCCAAACTGGTGTGGATCCCCTGAGCTGGGCTGCTAGAAGCAGAATCAGCTAAGCAGGCTCTCTGTAGGATCCAGGAAACcacttgagaaaatatttgtcatGATCCAAGTAGTAGCTCCAACATAATGCCTCCAATTGAGCCTGCGTGTTTCTCAGGAATGTTTAGTGCTGACCAGATCTGCAACAAGTAATTCTTTGTCGTATTCAGGATTATAAAGATAGTTTTCCCAAAACCACAGCAGCACTTCACAAGAACATCGTCTGTGTGAACCAACATTTTATCCCGTTAGGAAATGTCTGAATATCATCCTCTGTATCTTTTCCTCCCTGCTGACTTCTGGTCATGTGTCTCTGCTCTTGCTAATGTGATGCATACATCGGATCAAATGACCACCGTCATTCCCATCATGCCTCTCTCCGCTCCGACACAAGCGCTCATATGATCTGGGAGCGGAAGGATTGTTTGGTGGGAGAGTCTCAGAAAGTGGAAAGCTTCATCTTCATAAACTATTCTGCTGGACATTTAATCCCAAAATGATTCAAACTCCTGGTTGATTCAGAGGTTGGAAGGCCTCCTTGCCATTACCCTAATCTCCAGAGTTTCTCTTTCAGGCTTTGACTGAGCCACTCCAATGTTGATATTTCTTCCAGGCAGAATAAACATTCTggtaaaattattatattaacTCGTGATACACCaggagtatgaataattttgggcttaactGGATATCTTTGGAGAAagtattgaaatgtttttgtaattcattgaacacttaaaaatgtaataaatcacTTGATAACAtgaaatgtcagatttaaaaTTAAGGTCTTTGACAGAAATGAAGGCATGGAGAAGTATATAAAGGAATTTAATCTCTCTTTATACCAGAGACATTAAAGGGGAAAATGTTGTTATTCCTTCCCCTGCACCTCCCACAATCAGTCCCtgcagactagcggcagcaacAATGGATCTGCTGACCTCatcataggagctacttctcaatcCAACGCaggtaaaaatattgcaaaaggcttaatggaaaaacattGTGTTGGAAAGAgtaagagcttcttaaagagacagaaccCCAATTgtaagtcaaatttctttgaagttaTGCTTCATAATTGTGCTAAAAATGATactttgtgcctggaaaatacataaaaattttatttcagctcATTGGTTTTAGGCTAAGAATTACTAACGCCAATAATAAGTTAATATTTGCAAACCCCAAGAATCAAGTGCCTATATTTCCATTACTAGTTTCATGAAAGAATCACCAAATACTTTACAGTTAAAACGGTTGCACCAAACATATTGATACTTTAATCCCATCTCCATaggttctgtgtttttaattaggCATGAACAAGACAAAGAGTTTACTATGAACACTTTTATTAAAGAGATATCAGATAGAAAAGGTCATCAGCAGAATCAGAGACGACATTTCTCTACCAGAACCAACAGCTGCTGACAACCAACCAGTCCCTCAGGTTCAGTATCGTAACCTGGCAACTCAAACCAAGTCTGCTtacttaaaaacattattttaaaagaaaatgcatctcATGAAACCATGATACGTTGCACAACGCAGATTTAAGCACACCATTACAAACCAGTGCTGCTTGCTTGGGACACAGACTGTACTGTGGGACACAGACACGGGTCAAGAGGGAAGCAGAGCGGCCTTGAAATGCCAAAAATACGATCACagaatgtgctttttttatattatattcattctactgaaataaatgcgTGCAGTTCTGAATATTACAGAGTTGGGAATATGAACAGAGTAGGCAGGAATCTGTCTGATCGGATCTTCTTCCAGTAGTGTTGCAAAAACTAAACCATCCACTGAAGCATCGTAAATTCACAGCTGCAGGTGTGAAACATTTTGCTGATACTGTCTCATGACGAGTTAGAGTGGTAAACGTAACTCCAGGTAAAGTGAAACcggaaacatttaaaatgcatcgAGTTCGGATAAACTTGAAGACGTGTCACTGACAAAACTAGGATTTTGTCAAACATCTCAGTTTCctataaaaatatcaacaactTCTACAACAAAAAGGTAACTAAGTGGAACCACTGTTTCCAGAGAGGCATGTTGCTCATGTTCACATCAGGGGATTTGTACCAGGGCTCAAAGTCAGCTGATCATAACACAATTAGCATTAGCCCATGTCTGTCCTTTAGAAACCCCGCTCCGTTAACTCGCTATCAGTCTGTGCAgttaagtttgtgtttattttgacagATGTGACGAGCAGAGTCTTaaagttcaaagaaaaaaaagaagtctttaTTCATACTGACGCATTTCCgtacaaatattaaatttccTGATTGGCTTGGCAAAGCGTTGTTTTGGCAACTGCTTTCAAAACTCCACATGTCGACGCTTCCCTTCAGCCAAAACCGCTCAAAGATCAAACTAAAAGCAGAACCAAAGATAGGACAGCTTGTCTGTCAGTGTCTGTGCAGGTCCATTTCCCAAATGTAACTGAAACttcaagtatttcttttttttatatatatatctttgtaCTACTTTTCTGCATGACATGCAAAAACACTTTGCAGCCAGAGGAGACTGGCAAAAGGAGAGGACATGAAACACCTGGTATGAGATGACAGCAGGAAATGAGGTGGCATGAATGTTGACACCATGTCGACTGCTGCATGAATACCTGAACGGAATAAAGGGTGAAAGGTTATCCAGGTGAGGCAGTACAAAGGATGAAGTAGAGGGGGTGACGGGGTGCAGCAACGCCCCCCTCTGTGTCCTATCGGTCCATTTCGTCCAGCAGGGGCGTGGCGTCTCCGGCGAGCGACATGGGCGTGCTCTCGATCATGGGGCTGGGCGAAGGCCGCGGCGTCATCCTCTGGGTCTTCTTCCTGTCCTCTGCTTCTTTCTCCTTCAGCCACTGTTCGGCCATCTTGCCCCAGTCAACCGCCGTGGAGGAGGAGGCACTGCTGCTCGGCCTGCagggggaagagagagagagggatgtCAGGATTGTAGGTTCCCCACCGCCACCTAGTGGCAGAACACCAACACAGTCAGAAAAGTATCAGTTCAGTACAGGGACGCAAGGTATCGATTATTGATTTAATAT encodes:
- the rab34b gene encoding ras-related protein Rab-34 — encoded protein: MLPPVKKDRIITHLPKCFSPNAALHTKDGFHPQVRAACQVQKTDGVSFNIAKVIVVGDVSVGKTCLISRFCRGAFDRTYKATIGVDFEMERFEVLGVPFSLQLWDTAGQERFKCIASTYYRGAQAIMVVFDLSSVNSLAHAREWLEDAMKENDPSSVLLFLVGTKKDLSSPDQLAETEQEAIRLSEEIKAEYWAVSAKSGDGVRNLFLRVASLTFEANVLAELERSGSRHVKDIIRITDSSEANHKQKKKANCC